A portion of the Pedobacter cryoconitis genome contains these proteins:
- a CDS encoding helix-turn-helix domain-containing protein has translation MISKNENISEIAYALGFENLSYFSRLFKKEAGVSPNSFKKQMTN, from the coding sequence TTGATTAGTAAAAATGAAAACATATCTGAAATTGCTTATGCCCTGGGTTTTGAAAATTTATCTTATTTTTCAAGATTATTTAAAAAAGAAGCTGGCGTTAGTCCAAATAGCTTTAAAAAACAAATGACCAATTAG
- a CDS encoding efflux RND transporter periplasmic adaptor subunit: MKRKHIIILIVVVSIGLIIFKLAANKSKLNAKENPKEDNAVVKIPVKVATVKEQLQEINLIKTGSLAPFKEAKVLSTVGGTMIQLRFNLGDYVNEGQILAVMDTKLIQLDLQKAQSNATKLRHDLQTYTELLEGQAATREKVNEIRQNYTDAENQVSQLKKQIADAAVKAPTSGTVSAKMLEQGVFANAGAELGTIVNLSQVKVQLKLTENEVYQAKVGQLIKITTDVYQGQVFNGKITFISPQADETHNYLVEIIADNKEGSLLRSGTFVYADFSRKTKQNILLIPREALTESIKDAFVYVVRNDVVHQKPIKTGIEMNNLIQVTSGLNAGEVVVTSGQINLKDGSPVNVSK; this comes from the coding sequence ATGAAACGTAAACATATCATAATTCTGATCGTCGTGGTCAGTATCGGACTTATTATTTTTAAGCTCGCTGCAAATAAAAGCAAGCTCAATGCAAAGGAAAATCCAAAGGAGGATAATGCTGTAGTAAAGATACCTGTAAAAGTTGCTACGGTTAAGGAACAACTACAGGAAATCAACTTGATAAAAACAGGAAGTCTTGCACCATTTAAGGAGGCTAAAGTGCTTTCAACTGTTGGCGGAACAATGATACAGCTTAGGTTCAATCTGGGTGATTATGTAAATGAAGGACAGATCCTTGCAGTTATGGATACCAAGTTGATACAGCTTGATCTGCAAAAAGCACAGTCTAATGCAACCAAACTACGCCACGATCTACAGACGTACACAGAATTACTGGAAGGACAGGCAGCGACCCGGGAGAAGGTAAATGAAATACGTCAAAACTATACAGATGCTGAAAATCAGGTCAGTCAGCTTAAAAAACAGATAGCTGATGCGGCTGTCAAAGCGCCTACAAGTGGTACAGTTTCAGCAAAAATGCTAGAGCAGGGTGTGTTTGCCAATGCGGGAGCAGAGCTTGGAACGATCGTCAATCTTTCGCAGGTTAAAGTTCAGCTAAAACTCACCGAGAATGAGGTTTACCAAGCAAAGGTGGGTCAGCTGATCAAGATCACAACAGATGTTTATCAAGGGCAGGTTTTTAATGGTAAAATCACTTTTATCAGCCCCCAGGCAGATGAAACACATAATTACCTGGTTGAGATCATCGCTGATAATAAAGAGGGGTCTTTGCTGCGCTCTGGTACTTTTGTTTATGCTGACTTCTCCCGCAAAACGAAGCAAAATATCTTGCTCATCCCAAGGGAGGCATTGACAGAAAGTATCAAAGATGCCTTTGTTTATGTTGTCCGGAACGATGTTGTTCACCAAAAGCCAATCAAAACCGGTATAGAAATGAATAACCTGATCCAGGTGACCAGTGGCCTGAATGCTGGTGAGGTTGTGGTTACTTCAGGACAAATCAATTTAAAAGATGGTTCACCAGTTAATGTCTCAAAATAA
- the treY gene encoding malto-oligosyltrehalose synthase has product MFNPISTYRIQFHADFTFNDFRKLIPYVHQLGVKTIYASPIFTAVPGSMHGYDGLNPIQINPEIGSLAELKLIAKELAAVKMGWIQDIVPNHMAYDFRNPWLMDVLKKGEKSKYRNHFDIISQDLAKEPLMAPFLGAALEEEIANKNLSLVAQKGEWFLKYHESYWPLRKGTDLKGSILEITGQQFYRLCSYQESNERMNYRRFFTVNSLICLNMQSKITFDDFHVLIKELVDQKIFQGLRIDHIDGLFDPKQYLENLRALCGKDVYIVAEKILEPGEILPAEWPIQGTTGYDYLGLANQLYTNEQSEKKFNNFYENLTDDHQSVEEQILEKKRKILSTAMQGELENLYQLLLNIIPEGPERMAIGDFGVFKHIISELLILCPVYRFYGNAYPLPPQEMEAMEKLFAALEKDKELVKPVQFIKKALLYEHISFYQRLMQFSGPLMAKGVEDTLMYTYNRHIGNNEVGDSPAVFGLKASDFHEAILNRGENWPLTMNSTATHDTKRGEDARARLSILTDLKGEWLQQVKEWNVLNATDGASPDENDTYFIYQTLVSTYDEREDSEVYQKRFLDYIEKALREAKEKSGWENPDMDYEAATSAFVKRILDTKREFWTVFSDFFRRLAHLGMVKSLSSLILKHGVPGIPDTYQGTELWDFSMVDPDNRRPVDYALRVQYMDDFLKKSFHIKLLWQESSAGEIKLLILQKLLKFRAAYAELFRIGLYIPLKVTGLHAADFIAFARRYKTDWAIFVVPVNVAALLNAQNNLHFELGDTQVVLPAGAPSVYLDLIENQSCKAENSVLVLQDIFKSVPFGVLHQKVEHQERGAGILMHITSLPSAFGIGDMGPEAFNFMDFLASSGQKYWQILPLNPLLDTQAYSPYASGSVMAANPVLISPELLIKDGFLEPDVIKAKHRKVKRKVNFTSAVQEKKLMLSLAYQRFKQKSNGKDQAFSDFSSNEAYWLEDYALYEVLKTLNDNKPWYEWQKELKDRELTALSKVREQHEDAINEVKWYQFIFFKQWNELKAQAVNLNIKLIGDLPFYAALDSCDVWANQELFEISPSGEMKAIAGVPPDYFNADGQLWGMPVYNWKAMKKSNYEWWVQRIKRNIELYDLIRLDHFRAFSSYWEVPADSSSAKFGNWKQGPGSQVFDVLEAHFGTIPFIAEDLGEIDAEVTALRDHYQLPGMKVLQFAFGEDSPASVHAPHNFTSVNCLVYTGTHDNNTTRNWYAKDISHGDRSRIDSYTGIKVSKRNIAQVLIRLAYASTAKVVIVPLQDILNKGAKARMNVPASIKRNWVWRVKSKELNDAIGVYLRDLVQLYGRS; this is encoded by the coding sequence ATGTTTAATCCGATCTCGACTTACCGCATTCAATTTCATGCGGATTTTACTTTTAATGATTTTCGTAAATTGATCCCTTATGTACATCAATTAGGTGTAAAGACAATTTATGCTTCGCCAATTTTTACTGCTGTTCCTGGTAGCATGCATGGTTATGATGGTTTAAATCCAATACAGATTAACCCGGAGATTGGTTCCTTAGCTGAACTTAAATTGATCGCTAAAGAGCTGGCTGCTGTAAAAATGGGCTGGATACAAGATATTGTACCCAATCATATGGCTTATGATTTTCGGAATCCGTGGCTAATGGATGTGTTAAAGAAAGGGGAGAAATCAAAATATAGAAATCATTTTGATATCATCTCACAGGATTTAGCAAAAGAACCATTAATGGCTCCTTTCCTGGGCGCTGCACTGGAGGAAGAGATTGCCAATAAAAATCTTTCACTCGTAGCGCAAAAAGGGGAATGGTTTTTAAAATATCACGAGAGTTACTGGCCATTGAGAAAGGGGACCGACCTGAAAGGTTCGATCCTGGAGATAACCGGGCAGCAGTTTTACCGGTTGTGTTCTTATCAGGAAAGTAATGAACGAATGAACTATCGCCGCTTTTTTACGGTAAATAGTTTGATTTGTCTGAATATGCAGTCGAAGATTACTTTTGACGATTTCCATGTGCTGATTAAGGAACTTGTAGACCAGAAAATATTTCAGGGATTGAGAATTGACCACATTGACGGGCTTTTTGATCCCAAGCAATACCTGGAAAATTTAAGAGCGCTTTGTGGGAAGGATGTTTATATCGTTGCGGAGAAAATTTTAGAACCTGGAGAGATTTTACCTGCGGAATGGCCAATACAAGGAACTACAGGATACGATTATCTCGGGTTAGCCAATCAGCTGTATACCAATGAGCAGTCGGAAAAGAAGTTTAACAATTTTTATGAAAACCTGACCGATGACCATCAGTCTGTTGAAGAACAGATCCTGGAAAAAAAACGTAAAATTCTAAGTACTGCTATGCAGGGGGAGCTTGAAAATCTCTACCAGCTTTTGCTGAATATTATACCTGAAGGACCAGAACGGATGGCCATTGGCGATTTTGGGGTATTTAAGCACATTATCTCCGAGCTTTTAATTCTATGCCCGGTTTACCGGTTTTATGGAAATGCTTATCCGCTGCCTCCACAAGAAATGGAGGCTATGGAAAAGTTGTTTGCAGCATTAGAAAAAGATAAAGAACTAGTAAAGCCGGTCCAATTCATAAAAAAAGCATTGCTTTATGAGCATATATCTTTTTATCAAAGGTTGATGCAGTTCTCCGGGCCGTTAATGGCAAAAGGTGTGGAAGATACTTTAATGTATACTTATAACAGGCATATCGGAAATAATGAAGTTGGAGATTCTCCGGCAGTTTTCGGACTAAAGGCCTCTGATTTCCATGAGGCTATTTTGAACAGGGGTGAAAATTGGCCGTTAACTATGAATTCGACGGCTACACATGATACCAAACGTGGCGAAGATGCGAGGGCCAGGCTGAGTATCCTGACTGATCTCAAAGGAGAATGGTTACAACAGGTGAAAGAGTGGAACGTATTAAATGCCACGGATGGAGCTTCTCCTGATGAAAATGATACTTATTTTATTTATCAGACCTTAGTGTCGACTTATGATGAGCGCGAAGATAGTGAGGTTTATCAAAAGAGATTCCTTGACTATATTGAAAAAGCATTGCGGGAGGCTAAAGAGAAGTCCGGGTGGGAAAATCCGGACATGGATTATGAAGCTGCAACCAGCGCTTTTGTGAAAAGGATATTGGATACTAAACGTGAATTCTGGACTGTCTTCAGCGATTTTTTCCGAAGGCTGGCACATCTGGGTATGGTAAAATCGCTGTCCTCTTTAATTCTTAAACATGGGGTTCCAGGGATTCCTGATACTTATCAGGGAACTGAGCTTTGGGATTTTAGTATGGTAGATCCTGATAACCGAAGGCCTGTAGATTATGCATTACGTGTGCAGTATATGGATGACTTTTTGAAGAAATCATTCCATATCAAATTATTGTGGCAGGAAAGCTCGGCAGGAGAAATTAAATTGCTGATTTTGCAGAAACTGTTAAAGTTCAGGGCAGCATATGCTGAATTATTCAGGATTGGATTATATATCCCGCTAAAAGTTACTGGCCTGCATGCAGCTGATTTTATAGCTTTTGCCCGCAGGTATAAAACAGATTGGGCAATATTTGTGGTACCTGTAAATGTTGCAGCGCTTTTGAATGCGCAGAATAATTTACATTTCGAGTTAGGGGATACTCAGGTTGTTTTACCTGCAGGGGCTCCTTCAGTTTACCTGGATTTAATTGAAAATCAGTCTTGTAAAGCGGAGAATAGTGTACTTGTATTACAGGATATTTTTAAATCGGTACCGTTTGGAGTGCTGCATCAAAAAGTTGAACATCAGGAAAGGGGAGCTGGGATTTTGATGCATATTACATCTCTTCCTTCTGCATTTGGGATAGGTGACATGGGGCCTGAAGCTTTTAATTTTATGGATTTTCTGGCTTCCTCGGGTCAAAAATACTGGCAGATATTACCTTTAAACCCTCTTTTGGATACACAAGCTTATTCTCCATATGCATCCGGTTCGGTCATGGCTGCGAACCCTGTTTTAATTAGTCCTGAACTTTTGATCAAAGATGGGTTTCTGGAGCCTGACGTTATAAAAGCCAAACATCGAAAGGTGAAAAGAAAAGTCAATTTTACTTCGGCTGTTCAGGAAAAAAAGCTTATGTTAAGCTTGGCTTATCAACGGTTCAAACAAAAATCCAATGGGAAGGATCAGGCATTTTCAGACTTTTCTTCCAATGAGGCTTACTGGCTGGAAGATTATGCATTGTATGAAGTCTTAAAGACTTTAAATGATAACAAGCCGTGGTATGAATGGCAAAAAGAACTGAAGGACAGGGAATTGACGGCCTTATCGAAAGTTAGAGAACAGCATGAAGATGCAATAAATGAGGTTAAATGGTATCAATTTATATTTTTCAAGCAGTGGAATGAGTTGAAGGCGCAAGCGGTTAACCTGAATATAAAGTTGATTGGCGACCTGCCGTTTTATGCTGCACTGGATTCTTGTGATGTATGGGCAAACCAGGAGCTATTTGAAATCAGTCCTTCAGGAGAGATGAAGGCAATTGCAGGAGTTCCGCCAGATTATTTTAATGCTGATGGACAGCTTTGGGGAATGCCGGTTTACAATTGGAAAGCGATGAAAAAATCCAATTATGAATGGTGGGTTCAACGAATAAAAAGAAATATTGAGTTATATGATTTAATCCGTTTGGATCATTTCCGCGCTTTTTCATCTTATTGGGAAGTTCCTGCAGACAGTAGTTCTGCAAAGTTTGGCAACTGGAAACAGGGGCCGGGAAGCCAGGTTTTCGATGTTTTAGAAGCCCATTTCGGAACTATCCCATTTATTGCAGAGGATTTGGGAGAAATTGATGCTGAAGTAACAGCGCTTCGTGATCACTATCAGCTGCCTGGTATGAAGGTCTTACAGTTTGCTTTTGGAGAAGATAGTCCGGCGTCCGTTCATGCACCTCATAATTTTACTTCGGTAAATTGCCTGGTTTATACGGGAACTCATGATAACAATACCACCAGAAACTGGTATGCGAAAGATATTAGTCACGGTGACAGGTCAAGAATTGACAGTTATACAGGTATAAAGGTTTCTAAAAGAAACATCGCACAGGTATTGATCAGGTTAGCTTATGCATCAACAGCTAAGGTAGTAATTGTTCCCCTGCAGGATATTTTGAACAAAGGGGCAAAAGCAAGGATGAATGTTCCTGCATCGATTAAGCGAAATTGGGTATGGCGTGTTAAATCAAAAGAGTTAAATGATGCTATAGGTGTTTATTTACGTGATTTAGTTCAGCTGTATGGCCGTTCGTAA
- a CDS encoding TolC family protein, with translation MKKKIILAVMCLLHLHVFAQQKWDLKECIDYGLEHNRNTAVYENEKKAADAKAKEALSDYLPKISVSATLEDNLKVQESVIPAGVFGPTDIRVAFSQKFNSNGLAQLDQTIYDQSLLNGLKANQYAKEQAGLNIVRSQETIIYNIGNAYYQIIVYREQLRLLRENLETYQKQIDISALQVKKGVTLKKDLDKVTVDYNNAVSQIRVAESNLTLAENQLKYEMGYPMTDQLQVENPSVEGLSAVVRPDLDSKGFLADKRTDYQLSQVNAKLLEIDQKRIKAGALPKLSGYARYGAVGFGNTIGPAFKDLSPYAVIGIKLSIPLFDFFKRNAQYNQAKYKSLNAVENMKLDEGKYEMEYQNAKTKMFKAKSSLESDRRNIDLVQSVFKITDLQYKKGVENLTEWLNTQNSIKEAQNNYLNSLYSFLQARLDLEKAAGSLKTFYTSL, from the coding sequence ATGAAAAAAAAAATAATATTGGCAGTGATGTGCTTGCTGCATCTCCATGTATTTGCACAACAGAAATGGGACCTGAAAGAATGCATCGATTATGGGCTGGAGCATAACCGCAATACTGCTGTTTATGAGAACGAAAAGAAAGCTGCTGATGCGAAAGCCAAAGAGGCGCTTTCCGATTATTTACCTAAAATTAGCGTCTCAGCAACTTTAGAAGACAATCTAAAGGTTCAGGAATCTGTTATTCCAGCCGGTGTATTCGGCCCAACGGATATTCGTGTAGCTTTTAGTCAGAAATTCAATAGCAATGGTCTGGCCCAGCTCGATCAGACAATTTATGATCAGTCGCTGTTAAATGGCTTAAAAGCTAATCAGTATGCGAAAGAACAAGCGGGTCTGAATATCGTCAGGAGCCAGGAAACTATCATTTATAATATTGGTAATGCCTATTATCAAATCATTGTATACAGGGAGCAATTGCGGTTGCTGCGTGAAAATTTAGAGACTTACCAAAAGCAGATCGATATTTCTGCATTACAGGTAAAAAAGGGGGTGACCCTTAAAAAAGATCTGGATAAGGTTACCGTTGATTATAATAACGCAGTTTCTCAGATCCGCGTGGCAGAAAGTAACCTGACCCTTGCCGAAAATCAGCTTAAGTACGAAATGGGCTATCCGATGACGGATCAGTTACAGGTGGAAAACCCTTCCGTAGAAGGCCTGAGTGCTGTAGTACGTCCGGATTTGGACAGTAAAGGCTTTTTAGCGGACAAAAGGACAGATTATCAGCTTTCCCAGGTGAATGCTAAACTTTTGGAGATAGACCAAAAGAGGATCAAGGCAGGAGCGCTTCCTAAACTTAGTGGATATGCCAGGTATGGTGCAGTTGGATTTGGTAATACGATCGGCCCGGCCTTTAAAGATTTAAGTCCATATGCTGTTATCGGGATTAAACTAAGCATTCCGTTGTTCGATTTCTTTAAGCGCAATGCGCAGTACAATCAGGCGAAGTATAAAAGCCTGAATGCTGTAGAAAATATGAAATTAGACGAAGGTAAATATGAAATGGAATATCAGAATGCCAAGACTAAAATGTTTAAGGCTAAGAGCAGTCTGGAAAGTGACCGGAGGAATATTGATCTGGTACAATCTGTATTCAAGATAACTGATTTGCAATATAAAAAAGGTGTTGAAAATTTAACGGAGTGGCTAAATACACAAAACTCAATTAAAGAAGCGCAAAATAATTACCTCAATTCTCTTTATAGTTTCCTGCAGGCCAGATTAGACCTGGAAAAAGCGGCAGGTAGTCTTAAAACATTTTACACCTCACTTTAA
- a CDS encoding efflux RND transporter permease subunit yields MSITEIAVKRPLLIIVVFTVLFIFGARSYFSLNYNLLPKIEIPTVSVSTVYPGAAAAEVETSVTKKLEDAFSAVEGLDKIISTSQEGVSSVVIQLKSGTDIDQAERNIQRKADQVQNDLPDNADKPVVNKINLEEVPVIKAGVTSTKSPRELYDFVDKQLLPILQNVKGVGRVTIVGGDERQIQVNIDQNKLKSYGLGIGQISDVLSKANQSFPAGSIETRDQQLSIHFDASVVSLAQIRGLVVQQRPGAGSIYLKDVAEVVDATAKTTAINHINGIPSIGVQIIKQSDANAVDVSKQVKKKFEEIQAAYKDQALKFSISSDQSIYTLRSADGVMEDLGLAVVIVGAIMLAFLHSFRSAMFVLVALPSSIIPTFIAMYFFGFSLNLMTLMAMSLVVGILVDDSIVVLENIYRHLEMGSDKRTAALEGRSEIGFTALAITAVDVVVFLPIAFAGGIIGALLQEFSLVVVFSTLMSLFVSFTVTPMLASRFGKIEKLNENTLWGKLNLGFEQLLDGLKEDYGKLLTIVIHKKRWLLSGVILLIIGSISLVPFGFIGAAFIPSADQGELLINLELAPSTTLYQTNMVTQQAEKLIMQEKVVTNVFSSIGFTSGSVAGTTNNSNLAEITVSMVDKNDRNISAEDFGIQLQQKLSAVIPGAKITSVPTSVGGGANQAPIQIGIKGLDLKAIRKVAEEYKKLIATVPGTKFVELSVKNQKQQVEVKLNREKMTLLGIDASQVGAALQNSFSGNKKSKFKQGGNEYDILVSLDRYDRSNIDNVRNLSFTNSDGQSFVMSQFAEVREGLGESVLSRSDRLGSISVNSNVAGRPVGSVNTDIKKKISQVKLPEGVSVEFLGDAKSQGDAFGSLFFALGVAIVLVYLIMVALYENAIYPFVVLFSIPVALVGALLALALTMETLNIFSLIGMIMLLGLVSKNAILIVDFTNQLKAEGYTVEKALIEAGKERLRPILMTTLAMVFGMLPIALASGAGAEIKNGMAWVIIGGLTSSMILTLFVVPSMYLIIENLMLKFKKKKTTEDQLLLETHN; encoded by the coding sequence ATGTCAATAACCGAAATTGCCGTTAAGCGGCCCTTATTAATTATTGTAGTGTTTACCGTGCTGTTTATTTTTGGTGCAAGGTCCTATTTTAGTTTAAATTATAACCTGCTTCCAAAGATTGAAATACCTACAGTTTCTGTAAGTACCGTTTATCCCGGAGCTGCAGCGGCTGAAGTAGAAACTTCAGTAACCAAAAAGCTGGAAGATGCTTTTTCTGCTGTGGAAGGCCTCGATAAAATTATATCCACTTCGCAGGAAGGGGTGTCGAGTGTTGTCATACAGCTGAAAAGCGGAACTGATATTGATCAGGCGGAGCGGAATATCCAGCGGAAAGCTGATCAGGTTCAGAATGATTTGCCTGATAATGCAGATAAACCTGTGGTGAATAAGATCAATTTAGAAGAGGTACCTGTTATTAAGGCGGGGGTAACGTCTACAAAATCTCCTCGTGAACTATATGATTTCGTCGATAAACAGTTGCTTCCCATTTTGCAGAATGTAAAAGGTGTGGGACGGGTAACGATAGTTGGTGGTGATGAACGTCAGATACAGGTTAATATAGATCAGAACAAGCTGAAGTCTTATGGTTTGGGAATTGGTCAGATCTCTGATGTGCTGAGTAAAGCGAACCAGTCTTTCCCTGCCGGAAGTATAGAAACACGTGACCAGCAGTTGTCCATACATTTTGACGCCAGTGTTGTTTCCCTTGCGCAAATCAGAGGATTGGTTGTTCAGCAAAGGCCGGGCGCGGGCAGTATCTATTTAAAGGATGTGGCAGAAGTAGTAGATGCGACTGCTAAAACAACAGCGATCAATCACATTAACGGTATTCCGTCTATTGGTGTACAGATTATTAAACAGAGTGATGCTAACGCGGTTGATGTAAGTAAACAGGTTAAAAAGAAATTTGAAGAAATACAGGCTGCTTATAAAGACCAGGCTTTAAAGTTTAGTATATCTTCTGATCAGAGTATTTATACCCTGCGTTCTGCTGATGGGGTTATGGAAGATCTTGGGCTTGCAGTTGTTATCGTAGGTGCAATTATGCTCGCCTTTTTACATAGTTTCCGCAGCGCTATGTTTGTGCTTGTAGCGCTTCCGTCTTCTATTATTCCAACGTTTATTGCGATGTACTTTTTTGGTTTTTCACTCAACCTGATGACGTTGATGGCGATGTCTTTAGTGGTAGGAATTCTGGTGGATGATTCTATCGTGGTATTGGAAAATATATACCGTCACCTGGAAATGGGCTCGGATAAAAGGACAGCTGCTCTGGAGGGGAGAAGCGAGATTGGTTTTACTGCATTGGCGATTACCGCGGTGGATGTAGTTGTATTTCTGCCTATTGCTTTTGCAGGTGGTATCATCGGGGCATTACTTCAGGAATTTTCATTAGTAGTTGTTTTCTCTACGTTAATGAGTTTATTCGTTTCCTTTACGGTCACCCCAATGCTGGCCAGCAGGTTTGGTAAGATTGAAAAATTAAATGAGAATACTTTGTGGGGGAAACTGAACCTGGGCTTTGAGCAATTGCTAGATGGGCTTAAAGAGGATTATGGAAAGTTGCTGACCATTGTGATCCATAAAAAAAGATGGTTGTTATCAGGAGTTATTTTATTGATCATCGGAAGTATTTCTTTAGTCCCATTTGGTTTTATAGGCGCCGCGTTCATTCCGTCTGCAGATCAGGGGGAGTTGCTGATTAATCTTGAGTTGGCACCATCTACCACGCTGTATCAAACAAACATGGTTACGCAACAGGCAGAAAAATTGATTATGCAGGAAAAGGTCGTAACCAATGTCTTTTCTAGTATTGGTTTTACGAGTGGCAGTGTTGCAGGAACTACAAATAACAGTAATCTGGCAGAAATTACGGTTTCTATGGTGGATAAGAATGACAGGAACATATCCGCTGAAGATTTCGGTATTCAGCTTCAGCAGAAATTAAGTGCAGTGATTCCTGGAGCAAAAATTACCTCAGTGCCTACGTCTGTGGGCGGGGGCGCTAATCAGGCACCTATTCAAATTGGGATTAAGGGTCTTGATCTTAAAGCGATCCGCAAAGTTGCAGAGGAATATAAAAAGCTTATCGCCACTGTGCCGGGTACCAAATTTGTTGAACTTTCTGTTAAAAATCAGAAACAGCAAGTAGAGGTTAAGCTGAACCGTGAAAAGATGACGTTGCTGGGGATTGATGCAAGCCAGGTCGGTGCAGCTTTGCAAAATTCATTCAGCGGTAATAAGAAGAGTAAATTTAAGCAGGGCGGGAACGAATATGATATCCTGGTTAGTTTGGATAGGTATGATCGTTCTAATATTGATAATGTTAGAAATCTGTCTTTTACAAATAGTGATGGTCAGTCTTTTGTAATGAGCCAGTTTGCTGAGGTGAGAGAAGGTTTGGGCGAAAGTGTATTGTCAAGAAGCGACCGGTTAGGATCTATTAGTGTAAATTCAAATGTAGCGGGCAGACCTGTGGGGTCAGTTAATACGGATATCAAAAAGAAAATAAGCCAGGTGAAATTACCTGAAGGAGTATCAGTCGAATTTCTGGGTGATGCCAAAAGCCAGGGTGATGCCTTTGGCAGCTTATTTTTTGCTTTAGGGGTTGCTATTGTCCTGGTTTACCTGATCATGGTCGCTTTATACGAAAATGCAATTTATCCTTTTGTTGTGCTGTTCTCTATTCCTGTAGCACTGGTTGGTGCCTTGCTGGCTCTGGCACTGACCATGGAAACACTAAATATCTTCTCTCTGATTGGAATGATCATGCTGCTTGGCCTGGTCTCTAAAAATGCAATTCTGATTGTGGATTTTACGAATCAGCTGAAGGCTGAAGGATATACTGTGGAAAAGGCTTTAATAGAAGCGGGTAAGGAAAGATTAAGGCCAATCCTGATGACCACATTAGCCATGGTGTTTGGGATGCTGCCTATTGCATTGGCCAGTGGTGCTGGTGCAGAAATCAAAAATGGGATGGCCTGGGTAATTATTGGCGGATTGACCAGCTCGATGATCCTGACGCTGTTTGTAGTGCCGTCCATGTACCTCATCATTGAAAATCTGATGTTGAAATTTAAAAAGAAGAAAACCACAGAAGACCAGTTATTACTGGAAACTCATAATTAA
- a CDS encoding DUF6268 family outer membrane beta-barrel protein has product MKYKTLFYFHILIAACSTVNAQTARKAAAIKRMTDSLTMEGLSAYAMRYPQLRQVFFATDIIGKANVKGELNGKDLYEGKMNITRIRSNFNVPISNWGKNVVTGSIGYQQQQLKTTEITSYDPRFSNADLSTTKSTISLSATFGRSDSVFNKLIFYGLGISGVTDELSSIKRLNYIGSISMPVKRDQNSSLTIGLVVILDPSAIVPAIPIVSYWHKYKASNVELFVDFPSRIVLRKQFSKRSWATAGSELGGSLLFFNLDKPLLPQNNIYTNAEVRTGLTFEYLVTKRLILGVNGGLYSATAARMFDRNNKPEDYFFKAKTGSAPYLTFSVSFLPFLKRL; this is encoded by the coding sequence ATGAAGTACAAAACTCTTTTCTATTTCCATATTTTAATCGCAGCCTGTTCTACAGTAAATGCGCAAACAGCGCGGAAAGCCGCAGCAATCAAAAGGATGACAGACTCTTTGACCATGGAGGGATTGTCGGCTTATGCTATGCGATATCCACAATTGAGACAGGTCTTTTTCGCAACTGATATCATTGGCAAAGCAAACGTTAAAGGTGAGTTAAACGGAAAAGATCTGTATGAGGGTAAAATGAATATCACCAGGATCAGGTCTAATTTCAATGTTCCTATTTCAAATTGGGGCAAAAATGTGGTTACCGGTTCAATAGGGTATCAGCAGCAGCAATTGAAAACAACTGAAATTACAAGTTATGATCCTCGTTTTTCCAATGCAGACCTTAGTACAACAAAATCTACTATCAGTTTATCGGCTACTTTTGGCCGCTCGGATTCGGTTTTTAACAAGCTCATATTTTATGGACTGGGTATTTCTGGCGTTACCGATGAACTTTCTTCTATCAAAAGACTCAATTATATCGGTTCTATATCAATGCCGGTTAAAAGGGATCAGAATTCTTCTTTAACCATAGGTCTGGTTGTGATTCTAGATCCGTCTGCTATTGTTCCAGCGATCCCGATCGTGAGTTACTGGCATAAATACAAGGCTTCTAATGTTGAATTATTTGTTGATTTTCCTTCAAGAATTGTTTTGAGAAAACAGTTCTCTAAAAGGAGCTGGGCAACTGCCGGATCTGAACTGGGAGGGAGTTTATTGTTTTTTAACCTGGATAAACCATTATTACCGCAAAATAATATTTATACCAATGCGGAAGTCCGTACGGGATTAACGTTTGAGTATCTGGTGACAAAGAGGTTGATCCTGGGTGTAAATGGCGGACTGTATAGTGCCACAGCAGCCAGAATGTTTGACCGCAACAATAAACCGGAGGATTACTTTTTTAAAGCAAAGACTGGTTCTGCCCCATACCTTACTTTCTCGGTTTCTTTCCTGCCGTTTCTGAAAAGGTTATAA